DNA from Gemmatimonas sp.:
AATCCGGAGCGCATGCCGGAACTGGGCGCGCAGACGTATCCGGCACCGCGCGAGCGAAGCATCACGCTGCCGTCGCCGACCGAGCGCGCGGCTGCATCGAAGATCGTGACCGAGCTGGCGCGTGCGAACGAGTTGATCGCCACCGGCTTCATCGAATGTCGCGCGTCGGCCACGGCGCTGGCGAACTCGAAGGGCCTGTTCGCGTACGACTCGAGTTCGACGGTCACGATGACGACGACGGTGCGCTCGCCCGATGGCACCGGCTCCGGCTGGGCCTGCACCGACGGCAACACGTTCTCGGATCTCGATCCGGCGCGCGTGGCCGCCACGGCCGTACAGAAAGCCAAGGACTCGCGCAGTCCGGTGGCGATCGAGCCAGGGCGCTACACCACGATTCTCGAGCCCACGGCGGTGGGGAATCTTGTGCAGCTGATCGCCAATGCGATGCAGGCCCGTTCCGCCGATGAAGGTCGCTCGTTTTTCTCAAAGCAAGGCGGCGGCAACAAGATCGGGCTCAAGGTGGTCGACGAGCGCGTCACACTGCTCTCCGACCCGGCCGATTCGCCGAGTACGAGCGGCGGCTACGACGGCGACGGCATGCCGCTCGAGAAGGTCACGTGGATCGAGAACGGTGTGGTGAAGAACCTGAACTACGACCGGTTCTGGGCGCAGAAGCAGGGCGTACAGCCCACGCGTTCGGGCGGCCGCGGTGCGTTGCGCATGCTTGGCGGCACGACGAGTGTGGCCGACATGATCAAAGGCACGGAGCGCGGCATCCTGGTCACGCGCTTCTGGTACATCCGTGGTGTCGACCCGCGTACGATTCTCTACACGGGCCTCACGCGCGACGGGACGTTCCTGATCGAGAACGGCAAAGTCACGCGCCCGATCAAGAATTTCCGCTTCAACGAGTCTCCGATCTTTTTCTTGAACAATCTGGAGGCGATGGGCCCGACGATCCGCATCAACGCGTCGGAGAACCTTGGCGCCGGCGGGGCGGTGTATATGCCGCCGATCAAGGTGCGGGACTTTACGTTCTCGTCGCTGTCGGATGCGGTGTAGGCCGCTGTAAGCTGCGGGATCGCGGACTGCGAACTCCCTAGTGAGCAGGGGGGAGGGTATCAGGA
Protein-coding regions in this window:
- a CDS encoding TldD/PmbA family protein; protein product: MSEFGPRSLYTPAYAPAGILTRAEAQEIAQRALRNSPAEETRVSINSAARADTRFALNQVTTSGENQDTQVTITAYSGNRAASVNTNRLDEASLAAAAKQAYEIAKLVPPNPERMPELGAQTYPAPRERSITLPSPTERAAASKIVTELARANELIATGFIECRASATALANSKGLFAYDSSSTVTMTTTVRSPDGTGSGWACTDGNTFSDLDPARVAATAVQKAKDSRSPVAIEPGRYTTILEPTAVGNLVQLIANAMQARSADEGRSFFSKQGGGNKIGLKVVDERVTLLSDPADSPSTSGGYDGDGMPLEKVTWIENGVVKNLNYDRFWAQKQGVQPTRSGGRGALRMLGGTTSVADMIKGTERGILVTRFWYIRGVDPRTILYTGLTRDGTFLIENGKVTRPIKNFRFNESPIFFLNNLEAMGPTIRINASENLGAGGAVYMPPIKVRDFTFSSLSDAV